A portion of the Salarias fasciatus chromosome 15, fSalaFa1.1, whole genome shotgun sequence genome contains these proteins:
- the msraa gene encoding mitochondrial peptide methionine sulfoxide reductase isoform X1 has translation MVASSRLRLLWRHFAGSGMGEMASKVEMPTPETALPGRPEGIRVSEQPGASLHLEVSQLASMLMWPKVDNGLVFLVNSRPSGRRTSRMWREPVIKHHVNGNRTVPPFPDGTETVMFGMGCFWGAERKFWRQKEVYSTQVGYAGGFTQNPTYREVCTGRTGHTEVVRVVYDPQKVSFARLLKVFWESHDPTQGMRQGNDVGTTYRSAIFTSTQQQLDEALSSRDQYQKLLSDGGFGPITTQIGSGQTFYYAEDYHQQYLSKDPEGYCGLRGTGVSCPIGRKETG, from the exons ATGGTCGCCTCCTCTCGGCTTCGGCTGCTGTGGCGACACTTTGCGGGCAGCGGGATGGGAGAGATGGCCTCGAAGGTGGAGATGCCGACCCCGGAGACAGCGCTTCCCGGCCGGCCTGAAGGCATCCGAGTGTCCG AGCAGCCTGGAGCATCGCTGCATTTGGAGGTTAGCCAGCTTGCCAGCATGCTGATGTGGCCAAAAGTGGACAACGGACTCGTTTTTCTGGTAAACTCCCGTCCGAGCGGCAGGAGAACGTCCAGGATGTGGCGAGAGCCCGTTA TAAAACATCACGTGAACGGAAACCGGACAGTTCCTCCTTTCCCAGATGGAACAGAGACCGTCATGtttg gtatGGGCTGCTTCTGGGGGGCGGAGAGGAAGTTCTGGAGACAGAAGGAGGTTTACTCCACTCAGGTGGGCTACGCTGGGGGGTTCACCCAGAATCCCACCTACAGGGAGGTGtgcacag GGAGAACTGGACACACTGAGGTGGTGCGAGTCGTCTACGATCCGCAGAAGGTCAGCTTCGCCAGACTCCTCAAGGTCTTCTGGGAAAGCCACGACCCGACGCAAG GGATGCGTCAGGGGAACGATGTCGGCACCACGTATCGCTCTGCCATCTTCacctccactcagcagcagctggacgaaGCCCTGTCCTCCAGAGACCAGTACCAGAAG CTGCTCTCGGACGGAGGCTTCGGTCCGATCACCACTCAGATCGGTTCCGGTCAGACGTTCTACTACGCCGAGGATTACCACCAGCAGTACCTCAGTAAAGACCCTGAAGGCTACTGCGGCCTGCGGGGGACGGGGGTGTCCTGTCCAATCGGACGCAAGGAGACGGGCTGA
- the msraa gene encoding mitochondrial peptide methionine sulfoxide reductase isoform X2 encodes MVASSRLRLLWRHFAGSGMGEMASKVEMPTPETALPGRPEGIRVSVKHHVNGNRTVPPFPDGTETVMFGMGCFWGAERKFWRQKEVYSTQVGYAGGFTQNPTYREVCTGRTGHTEVVRVVYDPQKVSFARLLKVFWESHDPTQGMRQGNDVGTTYRSAIFTSTQQQLDEALSSRDQYQKLLSDGGFGPITTQIGSGQTFYYAEDYHQQYLSKDPEGYCGLRGTGVSCPIGRKETG; translated from the exons ATGGTCGCCTCCTCTCGGCTTCGGCTGCTGTGGCGACACTTTGCGGGCAGCGGGATGGGAGAGATGGCCTCGAAGGTGGAGATGCCGACCCCGGAGACAGCGCTTCCCGGCCGGCCTGAAGGCATCCGAGTGTCCG TAAAACATCACGTGAACGGAAACCGGACAGTTCCTCCTTTCCCAGATGGAACAGAGACCGTCATGtttg gtatGGGCTGCTTCTGGGGGGCGGAGAGGAAGTTCTGGAGACAGAAGGAGGTTTACTCCACTCAGGTGGGCTACGCTGGGGGGTTCACCCAGAATCCCACCTACAGGGAGGTGtgcacag GGAGAACTGGACACACTGAGGTGGTGCGAGTCGTCTACGATCCGCAGAAGGTCAGCTTCGCCAGACTCCTCAAGGTCTTCTGGGAAAGCCACGACCCGACGCAAG GGATGCGTCAGGGGAACGATGTCGGCACCACGTATCGCTCTGCCATCTTCacctccactcagcagcagctggacgaaGCCCTGTCCTCCAGAGACCAGTACCAGAAG CTGCTCTCGGACGGAGGCTTCGGTCCGATCACCACTCAGATCGGTTCCGGTCAGACGTTCTACTACGCCGAGGATTACCACCAGCAGTACCTCAGTAAAGACCCTGAAGGCTACTGCGGCCTGCGGGGGACGGGGGTGTCCTGTCCAATCGGACGCAAGGAGACGGGCTGA
- the gpr31 gene encoding 12-(S)-hydroxy-5,8,10,14-eicosatetraenoic acid receptor, with amino-acid sequence MANASGSSGYQHIDDCEAAHKNLYRFYAAAMIVIFILALPLNASVLHLFIFKLRFWKSRTNNVFLFNLVLADVLLLFCLPIKAHNFLNGVRRSADDAVCRAMLFMLFLNRGASVAFLTVTSIDRYFNVVHPGRKNLLRVLKKTPHISVLIWLLLLPLTVPTMLEDLECCNSLSNAHKVVDSLREVVFFTQILVPFVVLVYCTVHIVKRLQQKSVGDKTKLRRAVFLVTAVMVVFSLCFLPCTLARMVLLVVRVKDLSEAHQDKAAVAFDGLMVLSYVDCLLDPLVYCFCSTKFKALYVSSYFPCCRAPAEPDSSGGAPGSGTRNAVL; translated from the exons ATGGCGAACGCCAGCGGCTCCTCGGGCTACCAGCACATCGACGACTGCGAGGCGGCCCACAAGAACCTGTACCGGTTCTACGCGGCGGCCATGATCGTGATCTTCATCCTGGCGCTGCCGCTCAACGCCTCGGTTCTGCACCTCTTCATCTTCAAGCTGCGGTTCTGGAAGTCCCGCACCAACAACGTCTTCCTGTTCAACCTGGTCCTGGCCGacgtcctgctgctgttctgtctCCCCATCAAGGCCCACAACTTCCTGAACGGCGTGCGGCGCAGCGCCGACGACGCCGTGTGCCGCGCCATGCTCTTCATGCTGTTCCTCAACCGCGGCGCCAGCGTGGCGTTCCTCACCGTCACCTCCATCGACCGCTACTTCAACGTGGTCCACCCGGGCCGCAAGAACCTGCTGCGGGTCCTGAAGAAGACCCCCCACATCTCCGTCCTcatctggctgctgctgctgccgctcacCGTGCCCACCAtgctggaggacctggagtGCTGCAACAGCCTGTCCAACGCCCACAAG GTGGTGGACAGCCTGCGGGAGGTGGTCTTCTTCACGCAGATCCTGGTCCCCTTCGTGGTCCTGGTCTACTGCACGGTCCACATCGTGAAGCGGCTCCAGCAGAAGAGCGTCGGGGACAAGACCAAGCTGCGGCGCGCCGTCTTCCTGGTCACCGCCGTCATGGTGGTCTTCTCGCTCTGCTTCCTGCCCTGCACGCTGGCCCgcatggtgctgctggtggtgcgGGTGAAGGACCTGAGCGAGGCGCACCAGGACAAGGCGGCGGTGGCCTTCGACGGCCTGATGGTCCTGTCCTACGTGGACTGCCTCCTGGACCCGCTGGTCTACTGCTTCTGCAGCACCAAGTTCAAGGCGCTCTACGTCTCCAGCTACTTCCCCTGCTGCAGGGCCCCGGCGGAGCCCGACAGCTCCGGGGGCGCCCCGGGGTCCGGGACGCGCAACGCCGTCCTCTGA